A stretch of Streptococcus sp. oral taxon 061 DNA encodes these proteins:
- the trpA gene encoding tryptophan synthase subunit alpha: MPKTLTEKLNAIKAAGKGIFVPYIMAGDHEKGLAGLGETIHFLEDLGVSAIEVGVPFSDPVADGPVIEEAGLRSLARGTSTQALVETLKTIETEIPLVIMTYFNPLFQYGVEKLVKDLADTAVKGLIIPDLPHEHANFVEPFLADTDLALIPLVSLTTGIERQKELIEGSEGFVYAVAINGVTGKSGNYRSDLDKHLSQLHQVADIPVLTGFGVSTEDDVERFNAVSDGVIVGSKIVKALHEGQVAEIADFIREAVASQK, translated from the coding sequence ATGCCTAAGACACTAACAGAAAAATTGAATGCAATTAAAGCAGCAGGAAAGGGAATTTTCGTTCCCTATATCATGGCTGGAGACCATGAAAAAGGTTTGGCTGGTCTCGGTGAAACAATTCACTTTTTAGAAGACTTGGGTGTTTCTGCCATTGAAGTGGGAGTTCCCTTTTCAGACCCTGTTGCAGATGGTCCTGTTATCGAAGAAGCAGGCTTGCGCAGTCTAGCTCGCGGAACCTCTACCCAGGCTTTGGTTGAAACTTTGAAAACCATTGAAACAGAAATTCCGCTTGTCATCATGACCTACTTTAACCCCCTCTTTCAGTATGGTGTTGAGAAATTGGTTAAAGATTTAGCAGATACAGCTGTTAAAGGTTTGATTATCCCAGACCTTCCTCATGAGCACGCTAACTTTGTAGAGCCCTTTTTGGCGGATACAGACCTTGCCTTGATTCCACTTGTCAGCTTGACGACAGGAATTGAGCGTCAAAAGGAACTCATTGAAGGGTCAGAAGGATTTGTCTATGCCGTTGCTATCAATGGGGTAACAGGGAAATCAGGAAATTACCGATCTGATTTGGACAAGCACTTGTCTCAACTTCATCAAGTGGCTGACATTCCAGTTTTGACAGGATTTGGTGTATCCACCGAGGATGATGTAGAACGATTTAATGCAGTATCAGACGGCGTCATCGTCGGTTCCAAGATTGTTAAGGCTCTGCATGAAGGACAAGTAGCAGAAATCGCTGACTTTATCCGAGAAGCAGTAGCTTCCCAAAAATAA
- a CDS encoding A24 family peptidase, with protein sequence MIHLYFFLVGTILASFLGLVIDRFPEQSIVFPASHCDSCQTRLRPLDLIPIVSQIFNRFRCRYCKVRYPFWYAFFELGSGLFFLAFSWEFLTLNQVILITAGLTLGIYDLRHQEYPLLVWLTFHLVLMVCCGWNLIMAFFLVLGIISHVIDIRIGAGDFLFLASCALVFTLTELLILIQFASTTGILAFLLLKKKERLPFVPFLLLATCVIIFGKLLLLG encoded by the coding sequence ATGATTCATCTTTACTTTTTTCTTGTTGGAACGATTCTTGCTTCCTTTCTAGGCTTGGTCATTGATCGCTTCCCTGAACAATCCATCGTCTTTCCTGCTAGTCACTGTGATTCTTGTCAGACTCGCTTGAGACCACTAGATTTGATTCCGATTGTGTCCCAGATATTCAATCGCTTTCGCTGTCGCTATTGCAAGGTACGATATCCTTTCTGGTATGCTTTCTTTGAGTTAGGCTCGGGACTGTTCTTTTTAGCTTTTTCTTGGGAATTTCTAACCTTGAATCAAGTCATCCTAATCACTGCTGGCTTAACTTTAGGAATTTATGACCTTCGTCATCAAGAATATCCCTTGCTAGTCTGGCTGACTTTCCACCTAGTCCTCATGGTATGCTGTGGTTGGAATCTAATCATGGCTTTCTTCCTAGTTCTTGGAATCATTTCCCATGTTATTGATATTCGCATTGGGGCAGGTGATTTTCTTTTTCTGGCCTCTTGTGCACTCGTATTTACACTTACAGAACTTCTAATTTTAATTCAATTTGCTTCCACTACTGGCATTCTAGCCTTTCTCCTACTAAAGAAAAAGGAAAGACTTCCTTTTGTGCCCTTCCTCTTGCTTGCTACTTGTGTGATTATTTTTGGGAAGCTACTGCTTCTCGGATAA
- a CDS encoding N-acetyltransferase → MKIHFEKGLQLENAQFICQWSNTLGESFQKQWMGPKISYPLIVQSLQKMEGIFSIFAGEEFVGIIQKIKLEDKNLHIGRFLIAPQKQGKGLGRKAFQDFVQEMFENEEIESISLTVFESNQRAKNLYHKEGFEIVQTIEIPERKYIMRKSR, encoded by the coding sequence ATGAAAATTCACTTTGAAAAAGGACTTCAGTTAGAAAATGCCCAATTCATTTGTCAGTGGTCTAATACTTTGGGAGAAAGTTTTCAGAAGCAATGGATGGGACCAAAGATTTCTTATCCCTTGATTGTCCAATCCTTGCAAAAGATGGAAGGGATTTTTTCCATTTTTGCTGGAGAAGAGTTTGTAGGCATCATCCAGAAAATCAAACTAGAAGATAAAAATCTTCATATTGGAAGATTTCTCATAGCTCCACAGAAGCAGGGAAAAGGATTAGGTCGAAAAGCTTTCCAAGACTTCGTTCAAGAAATGTTTGAAAATGAAGAAATAGAAAGTATTTCCCTAACGGTTTTTGAGTCAAATCAAAGAGCCAAAAATCTCTACCACAAAGAGGGATTTGAAATTGTTCAAACCATTGAAATTCCAGAACGAAAATACATAATGAGAAAATCTAGGTAA
- the truA gene encoding tRNA pseudouridine(38-40) synthase TruA: protein MTRYKAVISYDGYAFAGFQRQPHARSVQEEIEKTLTKLNKGQAIAIHGAGRTDSGVHALGQVIHFDLPYQMDEEKLRFALDTQSPEDIDVISIEIVADDFHCRYAKHSKTYEFIVDRGRPKNPMRRHYATHYPYPLDVERMQEAVKKLEGTHDFTGFTASGTSVEDKVRTITEASLRVDETGQFLTFTFSGNGFLYKQIRNMVGTLLKIGNNRMPIEQIDLILEKKDRQLAGPTAAPNGLYLKEIRYEE, encoded by the coding sequence ATGACTAGATATAAAGCTGTAATTTCCTATGATGGCTACGCTTTTGCTGGTTTTCAGCGACAACCTCACGCGCGTAGTGTCCAAGAGGAAATTGAAAAAACTTTAACCAAATTAAATAAAGGACAAGCCATTGCCATTCATGGCGCTGGGCGAACGGATAGTGGTGTTCATGCATTAGGTCAGGTCATCCACTTTGATCTTCCCTATCAGATGGATGAGGAAAAACTTCGTTTTGCTCTCGATACCCAAAGTCCTGAAGATATCGATGTGATTTCGATTGAGATTGTGGCCGATGATTTTCATTGCCGTTATGCTAAGCATAGCAAGACCTACGAGTTTATCGTGGATAGAGGACGTCCTAAAAATCCCATGCGTCGCCATTATGCGACTCATTATCCCTATCCACTCGATGTGGAGCGGATGCAAGAAGCTGTAAAAAAACTAGAGGGGACACATGACTTTACTGGTTTTACAGCATCAGGAACTAGCGTGGAGGACAAGGTAAGAACGATCACGGAAGCTAGCCTTAGGGTGGATGAAACCGGTCAGTTTTTGACCTTTACCTTCTCAGGCAATGGCTTCTTGTATAAGCAAATCCGTAATATGGTTGGAACCCTGCTGAAAATTGGCAACAATCGTATGCCTATTGAGCAGATTGACCTGATTTTGGAGAAAAAAGACAGACAGTTGGCAGGTCCAACTGCAGCACCCAATGGTTTATATTTGAAGGAGATTCGTTATGAAGAATAA
- a CDS encoding bifunctional hydroxymethylpyrimidine kinase/phosphomethylpyrimidine kinase: protein MKNNRILALSGNDIFSGGGLAADLATYTLNGLHGFVAMTCLTALTENGFEVFPTDETIFQQQLDSLKSVDFGGIKIGLLPTVGVAEKALNFIKEREGVPVVLDPVLVCKETHDVAVSELCQELIRFFPYVSVITPNLPEAELLADQKIETLEDMKAVAKKLHDLGAPAVIIKGGNRLSQDKAVDVFYDGENFTILENPVIQGQNAGAGCTFASSIASQLVKGEELLPAIESSKAFVYRAIEQADQYGVRQYEANQNN from the coding sequence ATGAAGAATAATCGTATTTTAGCACTTTCAGGAAATGATATTTTTAGTGGTGGGGGACTAGCCGCTGACCTTGCGACCTATACTTTGAATGGTTTGCATGGTTTTGTGGCCATGACCTGCTTGACCGCTTTGACAGAGAATGGATTTGAGGTCTTTCCGACAGATGAGACTATTTTCCAACAACAGCTAGATAGTCTCAAGAGCGTAGACTTTGGAGGGATTAAGATAGGTCTATTACCAACGGTCGGTGTTGCTGAGAAAGCCTTGAATTTTATCAAGGAACGTGAAGGAGTTCCAGTAGTCTTGGACCCTGTATTGGTTTGTAAGGAAACGCACGACGTTGCAGTCAGTGAGCTCTGTCAAGAGTTGATTCGCTTTTTCCCTTATGTATCTGTGATTACTCCGAATCTTCCTGAGGCAGAATTGCTTGCAGACCAAAAGATTGAAACTTTAGAAGATATGAAGGCTGTAGCCAAAAAACTACATGATTTGGGTGCACCAGCAGTGATTATCAAGGGTGGAAATCGCCTCAGTCAGGATAAGGCTGTGGATGTCTTTTATGATGGAGAGAATTTCACGATCCTTGAAAATCCAGTCATCCAAGGACAAAATGCTGGTGCAGGATGTACCTTTGCATCAAGTATTGCCAGCCAGTTAGTCAAGGGAGAGGAGCTCTTACCAGCAATTGAAAGTTCCAAGGCCTTTGTTTACCGAGCTATTGAACAAGCAGATCAATATGGAGTGAGACAATATGAAGCAAACCAAAACAACTAA
- a CDS encoding ECF transporter S component has product MKQTKTTKIALVSVLAASSVVLGYFIKIPTPTGIFTLLDVGVFFTAFYFGSREGAIVGGLAGFLIDLISGYPQWMFFSLIFHGSQGYLAGVKGKWQWLGLVFATIIMVAGYAFASAWMNGWGAAIPEIIPNLLQNIVGMTLGFLLCHSVKRFR; this is encoded by the coding sequence ATGAAGCAAACCAAAACAACTAAAATCGCCCTAGTATCCGTCTTAGCAGCCAGTTCGGTTGTATTAGGTTATTTTATTAAAATTCCGACACCAACTGGAATTTTTACACTTTTGGACGTCGGTGTCTTCTTTACAGCCTTTTACTTTGGCAGTCGTGAAGGAGCCATTGTCGGAGGTTTAGCAGGATTCTTAATTGACCTCATTTCAGGTTATCCTCAGTGGATGTTCTTCAGCTTGATTTTCCATGGTTCGCAGGGATATTTGGCAGGTGTTAAAGGGAAATGGCAGTGGTTAGGATTAGTTTTTGCAACTATCATCATGGTGGCAGGTTACGCTTTTGCATCGGCTTGGATGAATGGTTGGGGAGCAGCCATACCAGAAATCATCCCAAATCTCCTGCAAAATATCGTTGGAATGACTTTAGGATTTCTTCTTTGTCATAGTGTAAAGAGATTCAGATAA
- a CDS encoding YqgQ family protein, translated as MKVMKTLYDVQQFLKQFGIIVYMGKRLYDIELMKIELSRIYDAGLMDKLDYLEAEAVLRREHKIELDYLEKNGD; from the coding sequence ATGAAAGTTATGAAAACACTCTACGATGTGCAACAATTTCTCAAACAGTTCGGTATCATTGTCTACATGGGGAAACGTCTCTATGATATTGAGCTGATGAAGATTGAACTATCTCGAATCTATGATGCAGGCTTGATGGATAAGCTGGATTATTTAGAAGCAGAGGCAGTTCTTCGCAGAGAGCACAAGATAGAATTAGACTATTTAGAGAAAAATGGAGATTAA
- a CDS encoding rhodanese-like domain-containing protein: MVTWVLWGLVVAMLAWMGYNYLRIRRAAKIVDNAEFESLIRTGQLIDLRDPADFHRKHILGARNIPSNQLKTSLAALRKDKPVLLYENQRAQRVTNAALFLKKQGFSEIYILSYGLDSWTGKVKSN; encoded by the coding sequence ATGGTAACTTGGGTTTTGTGGGGACTTGTCGTAGCAATGTTAGCATGGATGGGATACAACTATCTTCGCATTCGTCGTGCAGCGAAAATTGTAGACAATGCAGAGTTTGAGTCTTTGATTCGTACAGGTCAGTTAATTGACTTACGTGATCCTGCTGACTTTCACAGAAAACATATCCTTGGAGCTCGTAATATCCCTTCAAATCAATTGAAGACAAGTCTTGCAGCGCTTCGTAAGGATAAACCTGTCCTTCTTTATGAGAACCAACGTGCGCAGCGTGTCACAAATGCAGCGCTTTTCTTGAAAAAACAAGGTTTCTCAGAAATCTATATTCTCTCTTATGGATTGGATTCTTGGACTGGGAAGGTGAAATCTAATTAA
- a CDS encoding DUF4190 domain-containing protein, which yields MEEKKKNPLIVGILSIILSLLFPLGGIGLGIVGFLFANELQKESGLDYKTERIVSIVGIVLSALNWIIGIFLHMS from the coding sequence ATGGAAGAAAAGAAGAAAAATCCACTTATAGTGGGTATCCTATCTATCATTCTTAGTTTGTTATTTCCATTGGGAGGTATTGGTTTAGGTATCGTTGGTTTTTTATTTGCTAACGAACTTCAAAAAGAATCTGGATTAGACTATAAAACAGAGAGAATTGTATCTATTGTAGGTATTGTACTTTCTGCTCTTAACTGGATAATTGGAATTTTCTTACATATGAGTTAA
- a CDS encoding 16S rRNA pseudouridine(516) synthase, which translates to MRLDNLLAQEKISRKAMKQALIKKEILIDGVPATSLAQNVDTGLQELIFQGIKIQGYEHTYLMLHKPNGVVTASKDKKLPTVMDLLPQHLQSAQLYAIGRLDRDTTGLLLLTDNGPLGFQLLHPQYHVDKTYQVEVNGLLTPDHIQQFKNGIVFLDGTVCKPAQLEILSSSPSLSRATITISEGKFHQIKKMFLSVGVKVTALKRVQFGDFTLDPDLAEGQCRPLNQEELKIIKNYLKKSE; encoded by the coding sequence ATGCGTTTAGATAATTTATTGGCCCAGGAAAAAATCAGTCGAAAAGCCATGAAACAGGCTCTTATCAAAAAAGAAATCTTAATAGATGGAGTTCCTGCTACTTCCCTTGCACAGAATGTTGATACGGGATTACAAGAGTTGATTTTTCAGGGTATAAAAATCCAAGGATATGAGCACACCTATCTCATGCTTCACAAACCAAATGGTGTCGTGACAGCAAGCAAGGACAAGAAGCTCCCAACGGTTATGGACTTACTACCTCAACACCTCCAGTCGGCTCAGCTTTACGCAATTGGTCGATTGGATAGAGATACGACAGGGTTGCTCCTCCTAACAGATAATGGCCCTCTAGGTTTTCAACTTCTCCACCCTCAATATCATGTCGATAAAACTTATCAAGTTGAGGTGAACGGCTTGCTCACACCAGATCACATCCAGCAGTTCAAAAATGGGATTGTCTTTCTTGATGGAACTGTCTGTAAACCTGCTCAGCTTGAGATTCTATCTTCAAGCCCTAGTCTCAGCCGAGCCACCATCACCATCTCTGAAGGGAAATTTCATCAGATCAAAAAAATGTTCCTCTCAGTCGGTGTCAAGGTCACTGCCCTAAAAAGAGTTCAGTTCGGGGATTTTACATTAGATCCTGACCTAGCAGAAGGTCAATGCCGGCCCTTGAATCAAGAGGAATTGAAAATCATTAAAAACTACTTAAAGAAAAGTGAATAA
- the typA gene encoding translational GTPase TypA: MTKLREDIRNIAIIAHVDHGKTTLVDELLKQSETLDARTELAERAMDSNDIEKERGITILAKNTAVAYNGTRINIMDTPGHADFGGEVERIMKMVDGVVLVVDAYEGTMPQTRFVLKKALEQDLVPIVVVNKIDKPSARPAEVVDEVLELFIELGADDDQLDFPVVYASAINGTSSLSDDPADQEKTMAPIFDTIIDHIPAPVDNSDEPLQFQVSLLDYNDFVGRIGIGRVFRGTVKVGDQVTLSKLDGTTKNFRVTKLFGFFGLERREIQEAKAGDLIAVSGMEDIFVGETITPTDAVEALPVLHIDEPTLQMTFLVNNSPFAGREGKWVTSRKVEERLQAELQTDVSLRVDPTDSPDKWTVSGRGELHLSILIETMRREGYELQVSRPEVIVKEIDGVKCEPFERVQIDTPEEYQGSVIQSLSERKGEMLDMIATGNGQTRLVFLVPARGLIGYSTEFLSMTRGYGIMNHTFDQYLPLIPGEIGGRHRGALVSIDAGKATTYSIMSIEERGTIFVNPGTEVYEGMIIGENSRENDLTVNITKAKQMTNVRSATKDQTAVIKTPRILTLEESLEFLNDDEYMEVTPESIRLRKQILNKAEREKANKKKKSAE; this comes from the coding sequence ATGACAAAATTAAGAGAAGATATCCGTAATATCGCGATTATCGCCCACGTCGACCACGGAAAAACAACCCTCGTTGACGAATTGTTGAAACAATCTGAAACTCTTGACGCACGTACAGAATTGGCTGAGCGTGCAATGGACTCAAATGATATTGAAAAAGAGCGTGGAATTACCATCCTTGCGAAGAATACAGCAGTTGCTTACAACGGAACTCGTATCAATATCATGGACACACCAGGACACGCGGACTTCGGTGGAGAAGTAGAACGTATCATGAAAATGGTTGACGGTGTTGTTTTGGTCGTAGATGCTTACGAAGGAACCATGCCACAGACTCGTTTCGTATTGAAAAAAGCCTTGGAACAAGACCTTGTGCCTATCGTTGTAGTTAACAAAATCGATAAGCCATCAGCTCGTCCAGCAGAAGTAGTGGATGAAGTTTTGGAACTTTTCATCGAACTTGGTGCAGATGATGATCAGCTTGACTTCCCAGTAGTCTATGCTTCAGCGATCAACGGAACATCTTCATTGTCAGATGATCCAGCAGACCAAGAAAAGACTATGGCGCCAATCTTCGACACCATTATCGACCACATTCCAGCTCCGGTTGATAACTCTGATGAGCCTCTTCAATTCCAAGTGTCACTTCTTGACTACAATGACTTCGTAGGACGTATTGGTATCGGACGTGTCTTCCGTGGTACAGTCAAGGTTGGGGACCAAGTTACCCTTTCTAAACTTGACGGAACAACCAAAAACTTCCGTGTTACAAAACTCTTTGGTTTCTTTGGTTTGGAACGTCGTGAAATCCAAGAAGCTAAGGCTGGTGATTTGATTGCCGTATCAGGTATGGAAGACATCTTCGTTGGGGAAACAATCACTCCAACAGATGCAGTTGAAGCTCTTCCAGTTCTTCACATCGACGAACCTACTCTTCAAATGACCTTCTTGGTTAACAACTCACCTTTTGCTGGTCGTGAAGGAAAATGGGTGACTTCTCGTAAGGTTGAAGAGCGCCTTCAAGCTGAGTTGCAAACAGACGTATCTCTTCGTGTAGACCCAACAGACTCACCAGATAAATGGACGGTTTCAGGACGTGGGGAATTGCACTTGTCAATCCTTATCGAGACTATGCGTCGTGAAGGTTATGAGCTTCAAGTGTCTCGTCCAGAAGTTATCGTCAAAGAAATTGATGGTGTGAAGTGTGAGCCATTTGAGCGCGTGCAGATCGACACACCAGAAGAATACCAAGGTTCTGTTATCCAAAGCCTTTCTGAACGTAAGGGTGAAATGTTGGATATGATTGCAACAGGTAATGGTCAAACTCGTTTGGTCTTCCTAGTTCCTGCGCGTGGTTTGATTGGATACTCAACTGAGTTCTTGTCAATGACTCGTGGTTACGGGATCATGAACCATACCTTCGACCAATACTTGCCATTGATTCCAGGGGAAATTGGTGGACGTCACCGTGGTGCTCTTGTTTCTATCGATGCTGGAAAGGCAACAACCTACTCAATCATGTCTATCGAAGAACGTGGTACTATCTTTGTTAACCCAGGTACTGAGGTTTACGAAGGAATGATCATCGGTGAAAACTCTCGTGAAAATGACTTGACTGTTAATATCACGAAAGCAAAACAAATGACTAACGTTCGTTCAGCTACCAAGGACCAAACAGCGGTTATCAAAACTCCTCGTATCTTGACACTTGAAGAATCACTTGAGTTCTTGAACGACGATGAGTACATGGAAGTAACGCCTGAATCTATCCGTTTGCGTAAGCAAATCCTCAATAAGGCAGAGCGTGAGAAAGCAAATAAAAAGAAAAAATCAGCTGAATAA
- a CDS encoding DUF3165 family protein yields the protein MVYLIIGILLLLLYLFATPQSIKGTVNVVILVFGLVALVILLLLSALQIFQLPAEIYITLGMLALTYFSLRDISLISVKKR from the coding sequence ATGGTCTACTTAATCATAGGGATACTCTTATTACTACTCTATTTATTTGCGACACCCCAAAGTATCAAGGGGACGGTCAATGTTGTAATATTAGTCTTTGGACTTGTTGCCCTCGTAATCTTGTTGCTCTTGTCTGCCCTGCAGATTTTCCAACTTCCAGCAGAAATCTATATAACATTGGGGATGCTAGCTCTTACTTACTTTAGTTTGAGAGATATTTCCTTAATATCGGTTAAAAAGAGATAG